A genomic region of Raphanus sativus cultivar WK10039 chromosome 6, ASM80110v3, whole genome shotgun sequence contains the following coding sequences:
- the LOC130495617 gene encoding F-box protein At2g35280-like — translation MNTSDEDIADIAPESYFKTLSLKYFASEPLRMVYGYRDLIHSCLESNNPESHFIEGTNQYFFHKSTSNALEHLRLSAVGKYDKGTYLFGILLLCNGKLKRGRKVLDTLKWKHTLTTTNRCWREIKKVLSVYGIDLEDTYLTNMAKLKPPRTCDLHKKTHLCKKCYYFIRVQMFVDYIAYRK, via the coding sequence ATGAACACCTCCGACGAAGACATCGCTGACATAGCACCGGAGTCATATTTCAAAACCCTGAGCCTGAAGTACTTTGCATCCGAACCACTACGGATGGTGTATGGCTACCGAGACTTAATTCATTCCTGTCTGGAGAGCAATAACCCCGAATCCCACTTTATTGAAGGTACAAACCAGTATTTTTTCCATAAGAGCACGAGCAACGCATTAGAACATCTAAGACTCTCAGCTGTTGGGAAATATGATAAGGGTACTTACCTTTTTGGGATACTACTGCTGTGCAACGGAAAGCTGAAAAGGGGAAGAAAGGTTCTAGACACTCTAAAATGGAAACATACACTGACCACCACAAACAGATGCTGGCGAGAGATTAAGAAGGTACTAAGCGTTTACGGTATTGATCTAGAAGACACGTATCTGACCAACATGGCCAAGCTCAAGCCCCCCCGAACCTGCGATCTCCATAAGAAAACGCATTTGTGCAAGAAATGTTACTACTTTATAAGGGTGCAGATGTTTGTCGACTATATTGCTTATCGaaagtga
- the LOC108810763 gene encoding CLAVATA3/ESR (CLE)-related protein 27, whose protein sequence is MTHVREWRNSSLLMVILLSYLLCLSSLTSLIGATRVYPAAPTKATSPAPAANNQENLMKKYFGAGKFPPVDSYVGKGTSDSKRTVPSCSDPLHN, encoded by the coding sequence ATGACTCATGTTCGAGAATGGAGAAACTCTTCTCTGCTAATGGTGATCTTGCTTTCTTATCTACTCTGTCTTTCTTCTTTAACTTCCCTTATAGGGGCAACTCGGGTATATCCAGCAGCACCGACGAAGGCTACCTCTCCTGCTCCTGCGGCTAATAACCAAGAAAATCTAATGAAGAAGTACTTCGGCGCCGGAAAGTTTCCTCCCGTGGATTCTTATGTCGGAAAAGGGACTAGTGACAGTAAAAGAACGGTACCAAGTTGTTCCGATCCTCTCCATAACTAA